One part of the Marichromatium purpuratum 984 genome encodes these proteins:
- a CDS encoding septal ring lytic transglycosylase RlpA family protein, giving the protein MHRIPAILRSGALAALLVLPAAQVSAKVAPGDVQKGIASYYHDSLHGLPTASGTPYDKTRLSAAHKTLPLGTKVRVTDTATGKSIEVRINDRGPFIKGRIIDLSRAAAAKLDMLHKGLARVRVEILSVPGRRGS; this is encoded by the coding sequence ATGCACAGAATCCCCGCTATCCTCCGTAGCGGCGCGCTCGCCGCGCTGCTCGTCCTCCCCGCGGCCCAGGTCTCGGCCAAGGTCGCCCCCGGCGACGTCCAGAAGGGCATCGCCTCCTACTATCACGACAGCCTCCACGGGCTGCCGACGGCCAGCGGCACCCCGTACGACAAGACCCGGCTGAGCGCCGCGCACAAGACCCTGCCGCTCGGCACCAAGGTGCGCGTCACCGACACCGCCACCGGCAAGAGCATCGAGGTACGGATCAACGACCGCGGCCCCTTCATCAAGGGCCGCATCATCGATCTCTCGCGTGCCGCCGCCGCCAAACTCGACATGCTCCACAAGGGACTGGCGCGAGTCCGCGTCGAGATCCTCAGCGTCCCCGGTCGACGCGGGTCGTAG